Proteins from a single region of Gasterosteus aculeatus chromosome Y, fGasAcu3.hap1.1, whole genome shotgun sequence:
- the LOC120812910 gene encoding uncharacterized protein LOC120812910, with the protein MNTCYQIPAAPPVQQSPPPYNPDPVGRPVTRSQTRLGDQGGADVKSCSPLNPFRPDPTAQSTPDSAWSIHDPSPWRGTAGRIVDFLSPNTTMDSKLDGSYIQAPMFQVPGPQDGLPASHLPTIKNGVAFGKEFLTLCKDITAICAAVVAAFPVNMALINSTKQGKAEDVTFYYQRLVAAFQIHIGLEEPTDITNMTVWETHLKNAFMNRLLPDVKTATEHSVVGLEDARLTEVVKHARHNYKMHVENQMCQDKRSKQTGEKAQLAMLQAVKQLTLGAEGGRDPHPSGNCYGRDQQRGRAYGINHGRRGRFQGGAPQEVQPDECFLCGKTGHWYKDCPYRPNQVRQPHGRQRHAGSDRGGQQFGTSD; encoded by the coding sequence ATGAACACGTGTTATCAGATTCCTGCAGCACCTCCAGTCCAACAATCACCACCACCGTACAACCCCGATCCGGTTGGCAGACCTGTAACACGCAGTCAAACCCGGCTGGGAGACCAGGGAGGTGCAGACGTCAAATCATGCTCACCCCTCAACCCATTCAGACCTGACCCCACAGCTCAGTCCACCCCGGACTCTGCATGGTCAATCCACGACCCATCCCCCTGGAGGGGCACAGCCGGCAGAATTGTGGATTTTCTTAGTCCTAACACCACCATGGACAGTAAACTGGATGGGTCTTATATTCAAGCCCCCATGTTTCAGGTTCCAGGGCCACAGGATGGACTACCTGCCTCCCATCTGCCCACCATAAAAAATGGCGTGGCTTTTGGAAAAGAGTTCCTGACGTTATGCAAAGACATAACAgccatctgtgctgctgtggttgcggCCTTCCCAGTCAACATGGCACTCATCAACAGCACGAAACAAGGTAAAGCCGAAGATGTAACATTTTACTATCAGCGTCTTGTGGCTGCCTTTCAGATTCACATCGGCCTCGAGGAGCCCACAGACATAACCAACATGACTGTGTGGGAAACTCATCTCAAGAACGCCTTCATGAACAGGCTTCTGCCAGACGTcaaaactgccactgaacacTCTGTCGTGGGTCTGGAAGATGCCAGGCTCACAGAAGTGGTAAAACATGCACGACACAACTATAAAATGCATGTGGAAAATCAAATGTGTCAAGACAAACGCAGCAAGCAGACTGGGGAGAAAGCCCAGCTTGCAATGCTCCAAGCCGTAAAACAGTTGACACTGggtgcagaaggaggacgagacccCCACCCATCCGGAAATTGTTATGGGAGGGaccaacagagaggacgagcGTATGGAATAAATCATGGGAGAAGAGGGCGTTTTCAAGGAGGGGCCCCACAAGAAGTGCAACCCGATGAatgcttcctctgtggcaaAACAGGACATTGGTACAAAGACTGCCCCTACCGTCCAAACCAGGTACGTCAGCCACATGGACGACAGCGCCACGCCGGGAGTGACAGAGGGGGTCAACAATTTGGCACTTCAGACTGA